Proteins encoded together in one Cicer arietinum cultivar CDC Frontier isolate Library 1 chromosome 4, Cicar.CDCFrontier_v2.0, whole genome shotgun sequence window:
- the LOC101502455 gene encoding uncharacterized protein, whose product MNTKDHDFVSVSTRQNLRKHGKVKQHNKKQVRRRLHTTRPYQEKLLNMAEARREIVSALKFHRATMKQANEKQEEESLVLSHSNHSSHLPNFEQDLRFKSKRYPRIYPSCTTNFSYSSFSSHPSLSLPNSHSWPLSSSSFSPPLVVANTNFTLPNHTLGLNLSLDDDFNNLEATFLLHNNNNNSSLCSYSSQTSSSPPLSLANDCQVPSNRISQGKGFSSMVDTIETSATTTQSNEGGFHASMDDEGMEEMRSIGEQYQMEWNDTMNFVTSTLWFNFLKKMEHDVSPQVNKEDDACHHVFDELFDVQENYLEEWSEDYFLDLNFPW is encoded by the coding sequence ATGAACACAAAAGACCATGATTTTGTTTCAGTTTCAACAAGACAAAATTTAAGAAAACATGGCAAAGTCAAACAGCATAATAAAAAACAAGTAAGAAGAAGGCTTCATACTACTAGGCCTTATCAAGAGAAACTTCTAAATATGGCTGAGGCTAGAAGAGAAATTGTTAGTGCCTTGAAATTTCATAGAGCAACTATGAAACAAGCCAATGAGAAACAAGAAGAAGAATCACTAGTACTATCTCATTCTAACCACTCTTCCCATCTTCCAAATTTTGAACAAGATTTAAGGTTCAAGTCTAAGAGATATCCTAGGATTTATCCATCATGCACAaccaatttttcatattcttcaTTCTCATCCCATCCTTCACTCTCACTTCCAAATTCTCACTCATGGCctctttcttcttcatcattttctcCACCTCTTGTGGTTGCAAATACCAATTTTACCCTCCCAAATCACACATTGGGATTAAACCTTAGTTTAGATGATGATTTCAACAATTTAGAAGCTACCTTTTTACttcacaacaacaataacaactctTCATTGTGCTCTTATTCATCTCAAACATCATCGTCTCCTCCACTTTCTTTAGCAAATGATTGCCAAGTTCCTTCAAATAGAATATCACAAGGAAAAGGATTTTCTTCAATGGTGGACACTATTGAAACAAGTGCTACAACAACTCAATCAAATGAAGGGGGATTCCATGCATCCATGGATGATGAAGGTATGGAAGAAATGAGATCAATAGGAGAACAATATCAAATGGAATGGAATGACACAATGAATTTTGTCACATCAACTTTGTGGTTCAATTTCTTGAAGAAAATGGAACATGATGTATCACCACAAGTGAATAAAGAAGATGATGCATGTCATCATGTCTTTGATGAATTGTTTGATGTACAAGAGAACTATTTAGAAGAGTGGTCAGAGGATTACTTCTTAGATCTTAATTTTCCTTGGTAA